From the genome of Bartonella sp. M0283:
GTGCTTTTCTTCCAATGTATGCGGTGCATGGTCGGAACCGAGAACATCAATAATGCCTTGTCTGACGCCATACCATATGCCGGCACGATGGCGGCTTTCACGGATTGGCGGGTTCATCTGGATGAGTGTACCAAGGCGGGCATAATCATCCGCTGTCAAAGTCAAATGATGTTGCGTTGCTTCCAGAGTGGCAACATCCTTATGGTCTTTGAGAAACTCGATTTCTTCGGCTGTTGAAACATGAAGAACGTGGATGCGTGCACCGGTTTTATGGGCAATTTTTACAAGCCTTTTTGTGCAACGAAGTGCTGCTTCCACGTCGCGCCAAACCGGATGGGATGTCGGGTCGCCTTCAACACGCAAATGTTTGCGTTCGTTAAGCCGTGCTTCATCTTCCGAGTGGAATGCCGCCCGACGGTGGGTGTGTTTCAGGATTTCGGTAACACCTTCATCATCGGCAACCAGCAGATTACCAGTTGATGACCCCATGAATACCTTTATACCGGCAGCACCGGGTAAACGTTCGAGCTCACCGACATCGCGGGCATTTTCATGTGTTCCGCCGACCCAGAAAGCAAAGTCGCAATGCATCCGGTGGTAGCCGCGTTTCACTTTGTCGGCAAGGGCAGCCTCGCTTGTTGTCAATGGATTGGTATTCGGCATTTCAAAGACCGAGGTTACGCCGCCCAATACGGCAGAACGTGAACCGGTTTCAAGATCTTCTTTATATTCGCCACCGGGTTCGCGAAAATGCACCTGACTATCAATCATTCCGGGCAGAATATGAAGTCCCGTGCAGTCAACCGTTTCACCAGCCGAACAAGCCGATAGATCGCCTATTTCGGCAATGCGTCCATTAACAACGCCAATGTCCCTTTGACCGATACCGTCATGATTGACAACTGTTCCGCCTTTAAAAATCTTATCAAATGTTCTCGACATTACTTTTGCTCCTTGCAGCCCATAACTATACCGATTACGTAAATGCGAGAAGAAAGGCAAGGAAAATGGTCGAAAATCACTGCTCTCTCACCCTCGAAAACCGCCGTGTATTGACGATTACAGGCGAAGATAGAACGCATTTTCTGGAACGGTTGATCACTACTGATGTTGAAAAAATAGGTGCCGGAGAGATGTTGCCCGGTGCGCTGCTTTCGCCGCAAGGGAAGGTGATTTTCGATTTTTTGATCGGCCGCATTGACGACGGTTTTGTCATTGATATTTCGGCCGACCTTGCCGACAGTTTTAAAAAACGCCTAAGCCTTTATCGCTTGCGGTCAAAAGTCGAAATTAGTGAGTCTCCTGAATCGGTTATAGGGATTTCTTGGCAAAGTGATTCACTTACTTCAGAAAGTGATTCAAGTTTTGCTGATAAACGGTTTCCACCACAAGAAAAAGTCACCCGCTTTTACGGGAAAAACATGACCACCCTCCCCTTTTCGCAAAACTCCGCCGATCAGTGGGATCTTCTGCGCATAAAATATGGAATTGCCGAGAGTGGAAAAGATTTCAAAATTGGCGATGTCTTCCCGCACGACATCAATTTTGATCAAACCGGTGCCATTTCCTATAAAAAAGGCTGTTATATCGGTCAGGAAGTAGTTTCCCGTATGCACCATAGAGGCACTATCCGCCGCAGGATGTTGGTCGTCGAAGGAAAAGACAATCTACCCACCACCGGCTCTATCGTATGTGAGGGAAAAACCGTTGGCAATCTCGGTACAGTCATTGGCAAACGTGCCTCGGCAATTGTGCGGATTGACAAGGTAAAGGCCGGCATTGACAAAAACATTCCTTTTTTCGTGGAAAATGTGCCAGTCACTCTGACAATTGCCCCCAATATGAATTACGGTTTTCCGGAAGATGTGTCGGAAGGTGAATAAATGGCTGATGCCGAAATAACAAGGACAGGAGAAGCACGTGCCTGGCAACGTATGTTGTCGGGTCGCCGGCTTGACCTCATAAATCCCTCTCCTCTTGATGTCGAAATAACCGACATTGCTCACGGTCTTGCGCGTGTTGCCCGCTGGAACGGTCAGACAAAAGGCGAATATGCCTATTCGGTTGCCCAACATTCTTTACTGGTCGAGAAACTCTACCGCCGCTTGTTTCCCGATGCCACGGCTGATGAAAAACAACTCGCCCTCCTCCATGACGCACCCGAATATGTCATTGGTGACATGATTTCTCCCTTCAAAGCCGTGATGGGCGGAAGTTACGAAATGATTGAAAAAAGGCTTGAAGATGCAATCCGAATCCGCTTCGGTCTTCCTACCGAACTTCGGGTAAAAATTGTAAAACAATTGAAACAAGCCGATCGTATAGCAGCCTATTTTGAAGCAAGCACTCTTGCCGGTTTCAGCAAAGCAGAAGCAATCCGTTATTTTGGCGAACCGGAAACGATAACTCCCCAAGGTCTTGATCTGATAGCGCGACCAACACCGCAAATTGAAGGCGCGTTTTTGGCTCGTTTCAATGCAATCGAACAAGAAAGAGCACATTGATGGCCTATCTTATAGTTTCCCCTCTTTCGAAACTCACAGAGACTGCAATTCGCCACCAACCGCGGGAACTCATCACTTTGATGAACAAGGGCACGCCTATGGATCGCCCGGCCATGATTGAAGAAAATTGTCATTATTTTCTTGAATTCAATGACATTAACGAGCCGCAGGAAGGGCTTATTGCCCCGAGTGAAACCGAAATTTATAAAATTCTTGAAATCGCACAAAACTGGAACCGTGCCCATCCGCTCCTGATAAACTGCTTTATGGGGATTTCGCGCTCGACGGCTGCGGCTTTTGTCATTGCCTGCGCACTTCAGCCGCAAAAAAGTGAAGCGTCGATTGCCCGACTTTTGCGAGAAAACTCGTCAACCGCCACACCGAACAAATTAATGGTCTCGCTTGCCGATAAAATTCTTGATCGTGGCGGGCGTATGCGTTCTGCGATTGCCGATATAGGCCGTGGCGCCGAAGCATTTGAAGGAACGCCTTTTATCCTGCCCGTCGAGGCTTAATCGCTCGGGATAGATAATATATCCTTCAAAATTCGGTGGTCCCGTCTTTTACCTTTATTGATAGAAAAATGGTCTATTCTTCGGGCTTTCTATAAGTTTCTTTTTCACCTGGAAATGAGCGTGTTTTCACGTCGCTTGCATAATTTTTGATCGCTTCGGCCATTTGCTCTTCAAGATTGCCATAACGGCGAACAAATTTCGGCACAAATGCACCAAAGCCCAGCATATCTTCCATCACAAGAATTTGCCCGTCACATTGGTTGGAAGCACCAATGCCGATCGTGGGTATAAACAAATCGCGTGTGATTTTTGCCGCTAATGGTTCGACAACACCTTCAAGAACAATGGCAAAAGCGCCCGCTTCGGCGATGGCTGATGCATCACCTTCAATACGTGGCCAATCACTTTGGTGAAGACCTTGCGTTTTAAATCCCCCGAAACTGTTGACAGATTGTGGCATCAAGCCGACATGTCCCATAACAGGTATACCGCGACGTGCAAGAAAGCGGACAGTCTTTGCCATTTCGGCACCACCCTCAAGTTTGACCGCACCGCAACCTGTTTCAGAAAGAATACGGGAAGCATTGGAAAAAGCTTGCTCCGGACTTTTTTCATAAGAACCAAACGGCATATCAACAACCACAAGCGCGTGTTTCGAACCACGCACAACTGCCTGTCCATGAAGAATCATCATATCGACAGTGACCGGCAAAGTTGTTTCAAAGCCATGAACCACCATCCCCACGCTATCTCCGACAAGCAGAAAATCACAATAAGGATCCGCAATTCGTGCAGCATTGGCTGAATAGGCAGTCAGCGAAACAATAGGGTCGTTGCCTTTTCTCGCTTTGATTGCCGGTACTGTTACCCGCTTTTGTTCATTCTGCCGGCTCAATCTCTGTCACCTTTTTTTAAAAAACATATTGGTCAATCAATCTGACAGAACCAAAACGCACCGTCAATAACAGAACAGTCGGCTTATCAATACGATCTTTGACTTCTTCCAGAGTTTCTGCATCACGAAAATCTATCGCTTCCGAAACGGCGCGTGGTTCCTTATTCAAAATATTCGAAACAGCAGAGCGAAGAGCTTCTATTTTTCGTTCTCCGCTTTCAAAGAGACGGGCAGCAGCTTTCCAACTTTGCGGAACAACAATCGCTGCTTTACGATCTTCCGGCGTAAGAAGTTTGTTGCGCGAGGAGCTTGCAACACCATCTTCATCGCGCAGAATAGGTACACTCACTATCTTTACAGGAAAACCAAGATCTTTGGTCATATGCCTGATGATAACAAGCTGTTGGTAGTCTTTCTCGCCAAAAAAAGCATAATCGGGTTGAGCAATATTGAAAAGCTTGGCGACGACGGTGGTTACGCCACGAAAGTGACCGGGACGTAATTTGCCAATCAATATCTGCGATAACCCCTCGACTTCAACGCACGTCATATTTCCCGACGGCCACATCTCGTCTACTGACGGGGAAAATACATAATCGACACCCGCTTTATCAAGGAGAGCGCAGTCACTATCGAGATCGCGAGGATAAGTTTCATAATCCTCATCTGGTCCGAACTGTTTCGGATTGACAAAAATAGAAACGATTGTTTTTTGACAGACAGTTTGCGCGTTTTCCACCAGTGACAGATGTCCTTGATGCAGAGCGCCCATTGTAGGAACGAGCCCAATTACCAGACCCTTCCTTCTATCTTCCATCAATTGCCGGCGGATATCATCAATCGTTTCGAATATCTTCATGAGACAGAGAATCTGTTAAATCTGGGAGTCCGTTCAGTCGGGTTAGCAATTACACTCTTTTCAAGACCTTTTCCGGTCCGGCTTATTTTGTTGGTACAACACCGTATCCGGCTACCATTGCCTCGGCAATTTTGACTTCCATTGCGTTGGTCGCACCACTTACGCCAACTGCACCGACGACGAACTCATTATTCGTTACCGGTACGCCACCCCCGAGAGGAACCATATGAGGTGTACTTGCAATAGCCGGTTCGTCGCCATTTACGCGTTGCATATTGACCGACGTTTTAACACGGAAGAGAGCAGCCGATTTGGCCTTCGCTATAGCCGCATCAACACAACCATAAGGCGCGCGGTCCATGCGGTCAAAAGCAATCAGACTGCCACTCGGATCAACAACAGCCATACAGACATTAACCTTCAAACTATCTGCAGAGGCATGTCCTTTGGCAATCAATGCACGTGCGTCATCAAGCGATAACATTGATGTCGTATATTCGGCTATTGCCACTGAGGAGAAGACCGGCACAACAAACGCCAGACAGAATAATTTCTTGAGCAGTTTTTTCATTGTTTTTTCCATAACAGTGATGTTTACGAACTAAAAATAATAGGAAAGCGATTTCTTGCAACAATAAGCTGGTTTTATGTGGCTGCAATAATCAAAACTCCGAGATTTCGTTTTTATCCAATTGCATAAATGGATGAAAGAAAAACGATCGCGATTTTGATTTTAGATAGATGAACATTATCAAGCCACATAAGTCAGTTAAATAGTGCTAAACAGGCAATCGGCCAGATTGCCGTTTTTCTTGAACCTTACATCAAAACACAGGCTTTCGTAAAAGAGTTACTAAAAATATTTTTAACAAAATATTACAGAGTTTTTTAACTTTTTCCATTTTCTCTATCGAACATTTAAAAATTTTTTCTATATCCAACGAACTTTCCCTGTTGTTTTACGTCTTTTTTTCAAAAACCGGACGACAAAAAACATCTATAATCGACTATTTGGGCTTACGTAACAATAAGCATTGCTCATAGCAAATTCCTGTTCCGTACTGACGCCGCTTTTTCGAATTTTGCGACACTTCGTTCCGGATGAACACTATCACCAGTTTTCAATGCTTCAATTTCCAGTTTTTGATCAGTCTCTCTAGAAACCAAGGCAGAATTATTACCCCCCTTGGCTTGCCGTTTGTTTTAGAAATCTTTTCCTTCAACCGCCGACGGTGTTCCCAACTATTTAGTTATTAAAAAAACGGGAAAGTGTTTCAATAAAACTCTCCCGCACTTTCGGTGGTTCAATACCGCGAGCATTCCAAACATTGCGGGTTAAAAAATATCCGGTTAAAAGAAAGCCTTGTTTGATATCTTCGAAATTTTTGGGACGCTCTGAACTTTTTAACAAAAATTCAGGAAGCGGCAATAGTTTGTCTTTCCATGGTTCCCCTGCCTCTTCGCAAATAGCTCGTGCCGTTTTTGGCGAGACATATTTGAGGTTTTCGTGCTTTCCTGTCGCCCCGCATTTTGACAGATCAAGGCCGAACCCCGTCGCCTCCAACAATTTTATTTCGAATCTTACCATTAATTCGCCGGTAATAAGCTCGTCGTCGATATTTTGGATCAAAAGCTCGAATATATCATAGAGGGCCGGATAAGGGTCCCGTTCGGGAAGGAGTCTGATATGGGCTGCCGCCAATTGCAAAGCGTATAATGCATGCGGTTCCAACATCATACGGGAAGCGTTGAAATCGACCGGTTCGAGTTTAAAAATGCCCAGATGTTCGTCGAGTCTCGCCCACCAATCGGCAATAACCTTGTTTCCAGGCTGGAGAACAGCGCTCATCTTGCGGGACCTTCCGCCTTTGACCAGTCCCATATGGCGACCGTGTGAGCGGGTCATCACCTCAACTATGGCACTTGTTTCACCATGTTGTCTGGTACCGAGAATAAACGCCTGTTCTTTCCATTCCATTGTTAGTTTGAATAGTCCAATCCCATTTCACGATAGCGTTCCGGATCATCGCTCCAATGGTCGCGCACTTTGACAAATAAAAAGAGATGCACCTTTTGTTCGAGGATTTCCATCAACTCTTTTCTGGCGGCCTGCCCGATCGCTTTGATCGTTTCCCCTTTTGTACCTAGCACAATCTTTTTCTGCCCCTCGCGTTCGACATAGATGATCTGGTTGATTTTTACAGAACCGTCTGGCCGCTCTTCCCAGCTTTCAGTCTCAACCGTAGAAGCATAGGGCAATTCATTATGCAGCCGCATATAAAGCTTTTCGCGCGTAATTTCGGCTGCCAATTGACGCATCGGCATATCCGATATCTGGTCTTCGGGATAATACCATGGCCCCTCGGGTAGTTTTTTTGCAAGATAATCAAGAAGATCATCGCAGCCGGTACCCTTCAATGCCGAGATCATGAATGTTTCGGAAAACGTTTGGCCTTCATTCAACTTCTTTGTAAGTTCGAGAAGTGAAGGACGCGGTACAGAATCCACTTTATTGATAACGAGTATTTTTTCCTGTTTTACCGTGGAAAGAGATGCAAAAACTTCTTCGGTTTCTTCATCCAGTCCCTTTGCCGCATCCACGAGGACAAGGACAATATCGGCATCTTTCGCGCCACTCCATGCGGTTGTGACCATTGCCCGATCAAGTCGCCGTTTGGGAGTAAAAATACCCGGTGTGTCGACAAGTACAATCTGGGTATTGTTGTGAATAATGATACCGCGAATAAGCGCGCGTGTTGTTTGAACCTTATGAGTAACAATAGAAACTTTTGTACCCACGAGCCTGTTGACAAGTGTCGATTTACCGACATTCGGTGCTCCGATCAAAGCAACGAAACCGGAATGTGTCTTATTATCATTGTTCATTATTCTGGCTTTCGGTTTCTTCCCAGACACTTTCACGCACAAGGAGTTTTTCTGCTGCATGGCGCTCGGCCTCACGTTTCGAGCGCCCCCTTCCCGTTTCGGGTGCAAAACCCGCGACACGGACTTCTATATCAAAAACAGGGTCATGATCGGGCCCATGGCGTTTTACTACGCGATATTGCGGCTGGGCGCCATTTTGGGTATGCGCCCATTCCTGCAATTCGGTTTTAGCATCTCTGCGCGCGGCTCCTGACTGGCGGGCGCGTTCTTCCCAATAGCGGCGTATGAACGGACGTACCGCATCAAGGCCACCATCCAGATACATCGCGGCAATCAATGCTTCTACGACATCGGCATGCATATTTGCCAAACGCCGCTCATCAAGATTTTTCATTTCCGCACCGACATAAACGATATCAGGCAAGCCGATTTCCTGTGCAATTTCCGCGCAAGTTACCGCATTGACCAAGCCGTTCAAGCGAACAGAAAGTTCCCCTTCGCTGGCTCGGGGATAAAAACCGAAAAGCATTTCCGAGACTAAAAGCCCCAAAACTCTATCGCCCAAAAACTCCAAACGTTCATAATTGCCATGTGTCTGATCCTGAACGCTCGAATGTGTTAAAGCGCGTCTCAAACGCTCTTCGTTCAGAAATTTATGACCTGTCGCTTGTTCCAGTTTTTCGACTTTTTTATGATCCATCTTGATACCTATTTATCAGGCGGAAAATATTTGATTGTCTTCACAGAAGAAAGCAATCTGTTCCACCTTATATCTGCTGGCCAACGCCAAATTTGCCATGCGCTTGCACCTTTTCCTATCGAAAAGAAAATAATATTGGCGCGGCCGACAAGATTTTCATAAGGCACATAACCGATACTCAACCGGCTATCGTCAGAATCGTCCCGGTTATCTCCCATCATGAAGTAATAGCCTTGAGGAACCTCAAACACCTTGGTGTTGTCAACAGCGGGATAGAAACCCAGATCAAGTGTATTATAGGTTACGCCATTGGGCATGGTTTCGCGATAAACGTCAACCGGTCTTGAAACTTCAGTAATATCGAAGTCGGTAATCTCACCGACAAGCTGACGAGGTACTGCTTCATCATTAATGTAGAGTGTACCATTGCGAACTTGTATTCTGTCACCGGGAAGACCAACAAGACGTTTAATAAAAAAATCGTTTAATCTGTTTGGCGGACGAAACACAATAATATCACCACGTTGTGGCTCCCCCCCGAAAATACGTCCGGAAAAAAGGTTGGGTGAAAAGGGTATCGAGTAACGTGAATAACCGTAGCTATATTTTGAAACGAAAAGATAATCGCCCACAAGCAAAGTCGGCCGCATCGAGCCGGACGGTATCCTAAAGGGCTGGAAAAGAAATGTTTGAAAAAGAAGTGCAATAATGAGCGCCTGCATGACGATAGAAACAATTTCGCCAACTCCGCCACTCTTTTGTGTCTTTGGGGAAAGAGTGTTTTCCATTTCGTTCATTTCTGTTTCGCCCTTATAATAAAGATTGCTCTATTCAACATGAATTCTATTTGTATAGTATTTCAAGCAATCTCTTGAAAAGAAACCGCCTCAATAATCACCAAAGCCTGAGCCCAAGGAAAATCGTCCGTAATTGTTAAATGAATAATCGCTTTGTGTCCTTTGGGCGTCATTTTTTCAAGAAATCTTTTCGCATTATTGGTGAGCTCCATTGTGGGTTTTCCGCTTGGCAAATTGACAACCCCCATATCTTTCCACCACACACCGCGAGAAATGCCGGTACCAAGCGCTTTTGCACAAGCTTCTTTTGCTGCAAACCGTTTAGCATATGAGGCAACCCGATTCTTCCGCCCCTCCGATTTTATCCTCTCGACAGGAGTAAATATCCGTTCGGTAAAACGGCTGCCATGACGCGCAAGAGTTTTTTCAACCCTGCGAATATCAATCATATCATTGCCAATACCAAGAATCACTGCCAAGCACCTTGTTTTTCTTCCTTCTCAAGCCGCACGCGAACTTTTTCTGCCATTTTTTCCTGCCTGTGTTTTTGAAAGCGGGCCGTTGCGCGATAAGCACAAATATAGGCCAAACTTGCCAAAAACAATCCAAGGATCACCCCACCAAAAAGGATGGGCTTCATGACTGTGTCCCACGCTTCAAGCAGAATTCCCCAGGCTTCAGAAACTGAAAGACCTTCAAACATTTCACGTATTTCAGCCAATGGTATTTCGTCAGCATTGCCGAAAAATGAAAAACAGAA
Proteins encoded in this window:
- a CDS encoding dihydroorotase, with the protein product MSRTFDKIFKGGTVVNHDGIGQRDIGVVNGRIAEIGDLSACSAGETVDCTGLHILPGMIDSQVHFREPGGEYKEDLETGSRSAVLGGVTSVFEMPNTNPLTTSEAALADKVKRGYHRMHCDFAFWVGGTHENARDVGELERLPGAAGIKVFMGSSTGNLLVADDEGVTEILKHTHRRAAFHSEDEARLNERKHLRVEGDPTSHPVWRDVEAALRCTKRLVKIAHKTGARIHVLHVSTAEEIEFLKDHKDVATLEATQHHLTLTADDYARLGTLIQMNPPIRESRHRAGIWYGVRQGIIDVLGSDHAPHTLEEKHKTYPASPSGMTGVQTTAAIMLDHVNAGRLSLERFVDLTSHGPNRVFGISRKGRIAAGYDADLTIVDLKREEIIRNEQIGSKAGWTPYDGKKVKGWPVGTIIRGKTVMWQGEIVTPSTGEPIEFLECLHHTN
- a CDS encoding folate-binding protein YgfZ; protein product: MVENHCSLTLENRRVLTITGEDRTHFLERLITTDVEKIGAGEMLPGALLSPQGKVIFDFLIGRIDDGFVIDISADLADSFKKRLSLYRLRSKVEISESPESVIGISWQSDSLTSESDSSFADKRFPPQEKVTRFYGKNMTTLPFSQNSADQWDLLRIKYGIAESGKDFKIGDVFPHDINFDQTGAISYKKGCYIGQEVVSRMHHRGTIRRRMLVVEGKDNLPTTGSIVCEGKTVGNLGTVIGKRASAIVRIDKVKAGIDKNIPFFVENVPVTLTIAPNMNYGFPEDVSEGE
- a CDS encoding HD family hydrolase; translated protein: MADAEITRTGEARAWQRMLSGRRLDLINPSPLDVEITDIAHGLARVARWNGQTKGEYAYSVAQHSLLVEKLYRRLFPDATADEKQLALLHDAPEYVIGDMISPFKAVMGGSYEMIEKRLEDAIRIRFGLPTELRVKIVKQLKQADRIAAYFEASTLAGFSKAEAIRYFGEPETITPQGLDLIARPTPQIEGAFLARFNAIEQERAH
- a CDS encoding tyrosine phosphatase family protein, translating into MAYLIVSPLSKLTETAIRHQPRELITLMNKGTPMDRPAMIEENCHYFLEFNDINEPQEGLIAPSETEIYKILEIAQNWNRAHPLLINCFMGISRSTAAAFVIACALQPQKSEASIARLLRENSSTATPNKLMVSLADKILDRGGRMRSAIADIGRGAEAFEGTPFILPVEA
- the panB gene encoding 3-methyl-2-oxobutanoate hydroxymethyltransferase → MSRQNEQKRVTVPAIKARKGNDPIVSLTAYSANAARIADPYCDFLLVGDSVGMVVHGFETTLPVTVDMMILHGQAVVRGSKHALVVVDMPFGSYEKSPEQAFSNASRILSETGCGAVKLEGGAEMAKTVRFLARRGIPVMGHVGLMPQSVNSFGGFKTQGLHQSDWPRIEGDASAIAEAGAFAIVLEGVVEPLAAKITRDLFIPTIGIGASNQCDGQILVMEDMLGFGAFVPKFVRRYGNLEEQMAEAIKNYASDVKTRSFPGEKETYRKPEE
- the panC gene encoding pantoate--beta-alanine ligase, with amino-acid sequence MKIFETIDDIRRQLMEDRRKGLVIGLVPTMGALHQGHLSLVENAQTVCQKTIVSIFVNPKQFGPDEDYETYPRDLDSDCALLDKAGVDYVFSPSVDEMWPSGNMTCVEVEGLSQILIGKLRPGHFRGVTTVVAKLFNIAQPDYAFFGEKDYQQLVIIRHMTKDLGFPVKIVSVPILRDEDGVASSSRNKLLTPEDRKAAIVVPQSWKAAARLFESGERKIEALRSAVSNILNKEPRAVSEAIDFRDAETLEEVKDRIDKPTVLLLTVRFGSVRLIDQYVF
- a CDS encoding heme-binding protein — encoded protein: MKKLLKKLFCLAFVVPVFSSVAIAEYTTSMLSLDDARALIAKGHASADSLKVNVCMAVVDPSGSLIAFDRMDRAPYGCVDAAIAKAKSAALFRVKTSVNMQRVNGDEPAIASTPHMVPLGGGVPVTNNEFVVGAVGVSGATNAMEVKIAEAMVAGYGVVPTK
- the recO gene encoding DNA repair protein RecO, with amino-acid sequence MEWKEQAFILGTRQHGETSAIVEVMTRSHGRHMGLVKGGRSRKMSAVLQPGNKVIADWWARLDEHLGIFKLEPVDFNASRMMLEPHALYALQLAAAHIRLLPERDPYPALYDIFELLIQNIDDELITGELMVRFEIKLLEATGFGLDLSKCGATGKHENLKYVSPKTARAICEEAGEPWKDKLLPLPEFLLKSSERPKNFEDIKQGFLLTGYFLTRNVWNARGIEPPKVRESFIETLSRFFNN
- the era gene encoding GTPase Era; amino-acid sequence: MNNDNKTHSGFVALIGAPNVGKSTLVNRLVGTKVSIVTHKVQTTRALIRGIIIHNNTQIVLVDTPGIFTPKRRLDRAMVTTAWSGAKDADIVLVLVDAAKGLDEETEEVFASLSTVKQEKILVINKVDSVPRPSLLELTKKLNEGQTFSETFMISALKGTGCDDLLDYLAKKLPEGPWYYPEDQISDMPMRQLAAEITREKLYMRLHNELPYASTVETESWEERPDGSVKINQIIYVEREGQKKIVLGTKGETIKAIGQAARKELMEILEQKVHLFLFVKVRDHWSDDPERYREMGLDYSN
- the rnc gene encoding ribonuclease III codes for the protein MDHKKVEKLEQATGHKFLNEERLRRALTHSSVQDQTHGNYERLEFLGDRVLGLLVSEMLFGFYPRASEGELSVRLNGLVNAVTCAEIAQEIGLPDIVYVGAEMKNLDERRLANMHADVVEALIAAMYLDGGLDAVRPFIRRYWEERARQSGAARRDAKTELQEWAHTQNGAQPQYRVVKRHGPDHDPVFDIEVRVAGFAPETGRGRSKREAERHAAEKLLVRESVWEETESQNNEQ
- the lepB gene encoding signal peptidase I — translated: MENTLSPKTQKSGGVGEIVSIVMQALIIALLFQTFLFQPFRIPSGSMRPTLLVGDYLFVSKYSYGYSRYSIPFSPNLFSGRIFGGEPQRGDIIVFRPPNRLNDFFIKRLVGLPGDRIQVRNGTLYINDEAVPRQLVGEITDFDITEVSRPVDVYRETMPNGVTYNTLDLGFYPAVDNTKVFEVPQGYYFMMGDNRDDSDDSRLSIGYVPYENLVGRANIIFFSIGKGASAWQIWRWPADIRWNRLLSSVKTIKYFPPDK
- the acpS gene encoding holo-ACP synthase; translation: MILGIGNDMIDIRRVEKTLARHGSRFTERIFTPVERIKSEGRKNRVASYAKRFAAKEACAKALGTGISRGVWWKDMGVVNLPSGKPTMELTNNAKRFLEKMTPKGHKAIIHLTITDDFPWAQALVIIEAVSFQEIA